The window GGTTCGGAACCGATGCCGAGACGAGTCGAACGTCAACCGATTCAAATCCAATCGGATTTCCATGGACGGCCGAGGACGTCGGGGACGGACGTTGAGCGATGTTTTTCAGGCAATCTGACGATCAGTCGGATCAGCCCCTATCCTGCCTAGGATACGAGCCCGCCTAAGACGCGAGTCGTTTTTCGCGAACAAGAAATCTCATACGGCGGATGATTTTCCACCAACCGCATGTTCACACTGGTCCCTGATTGCACACCTGATGTGTCGCACCGGGGCAACGTGGAGGCTTTGCACAGCCTCAGCACGTGAAGCGTCAGCTTCAATGATCCGACCGAATCGGTCTCAATCGACGTGGGGCAAGATCCACAGCGTGAGACAGGAGGGAAGGACGGGACTCAGTGTGAGAGAGCGGCAATCAACGTTCGGCTTGGCCAGCGACGGCGATGTCGTGCTCAAGCATGGCCGAGTTTGGAGCACCCGCTAGGTCTTTGCTGACGCGATCAACGCTGTCACGTTGATCCAATTCGCCACGCACGATCGAAACTTCACGAGGAGCTTCGATGCCGATTGCGACACGATTGCCAGCGATTCGGTTGACCGTGATCACGATGTTGTCACCGATGACCAACTTTTCGCCTTCTTTTCGACTGAGTACCAACATTTCTGAATCCTTTCCCTG of the Rhodopirellula baltica SH 1 genome contains:
- a CDS encoding carbon storage regulator, coding for MLVLSRKEGEKLVIGDNIVITVNRIAGNRVAIGIEAPREVSIVRGELDQRDSVDRVSKDLAGAPNSAMLEHDIAVAGQAER